A segment of the Paramisgurnus dabryanus chromosome 5, PD_genome_1.1, whole genome shotgun sequence genome:
ATGCTTATAAGTTACAGAAAAGTGTTATTATGTTTGAGGGTCGATTCGAAACTACCCAGGACGATTTATTAGTCAAAACATGCTTGTTATTATCGGAGTGTGTCGCTGGTGGTGCTAAAGAGCGCTGCAGCGAACAGCGACTCAGTAGCTACGCAGTTATAATGGTACATGCCGTACTTCAGTATGAAGTTGTTATGAAGTGcttataaaacattaacaaatcTTTAAATACTATTCGTGTTTAGGCATATACCTCTGATTGAGGAGATAGACCGTCACTTTCAGTTGTAGGTTTAGATCCTTTAAACCCATAGGTTAAGTCATTCATATGTTTTGACATGACATAGTTTCACTCATACACAAACACCATCATATTTGTTGCACAAACACTACTTGATCAACTTGTGTTTGTCCCTCAGGTGAACTTTACAATAGACCAGATCAGGGAGATTATGGACAAAAAGTCCAATATCAGGAACATGTCTGTGATTGCTCATGTGGACCATGGGAAATCTACTCTCACTGATTCCTTGGTGTGCAAGGCTGGTATTATAGCCAATGCTCGTGCAGGAGAGACCAGATTCACTGACACGAGAAAAGATGAACAGGAGAGATGCATCACCATCAAGTCAACGTAAGCATTTTAAAGAAATCttttaaagggattgttcacccaaaaattctgtcaccatttccccacttttatgttgttacaaacctgtataaatgtctttgctcTGAttaacatgaaggaagatattttgaagaatgtttgtaaggAAATCATCATAAGccctattcacttccatagtagggaaagagaatactatggaagtgaatggggtttcaaaatatgttcctccgtgttcatcagaacaaagaaatgtacacaggtttgtaacaacatgagcgtgagtaaatgatgacagaatttttatttttgagggCGAActacctttaaataaaaatgtatcaaaCGAATACCATGACTTTACAGCTATTAAACATACATAATGTATTTCTCTTCACAGAGCTATCTCTTTATACTATGAGCTTAATGAAAGTGATTTAGCCTTCATTAAGCAGTGCAAGGATGGTTCTGGCTTTCTTATAAACCTGATCGATTCACCAGGACATGTTGACTTCTCATCTGAGGTGACAGCTGCTCTTAGAGTTACAGATGGTGCCCTTGTAGTGGTAGACTGTGTATCAGGTAAGGCAAAGCTAGAAAGCGTAATTATTCTCGAAACATTTTCCTTTCTTTATTATTTCAGAATAtcaaattcatttttaataaataaagcatgcaatataatgtacatTCTTTAACACACACATGTATGAGATTGTCTTGGAGAAGGACTTTGATTGTAATAAGAATATTAAAGGCAACCATCATGCAATTTTTTGGATCGCAAAAACTAAACCAAAGAAAAAAGCGATCAAAATTGATGAAAAATTTGTCATTTGTTctacaggtgtgtgtgtgcagaCTGAAACAGTCTTGCGACAAGCCATTGCAGAGCGCATCAAGCCTGTCCTGATGATGAATAAGATGGATCGCGCCCTCCTTGAGCTGCAACTGGAACCTGATGAGCTTTTTCAAACTTTTCAGAGGATTGTAGAGAATGTTAATGTCATCATCTCAACCTACGGTGAAGGTGAACATGGACCAATGGGAAACATTATGGTAACAGATCACTCAAACTGGCAAAAATTTATTCATAAATGTCCACAGTTTACTGACTGTGGTCTATCTCTGGTTTTGGGGTGTATGTGTAGGTGGATCCTGTGGTTGGGACTGTAGGATTCGGGTCAGGTTTACACGGCTGGGCTTTTACTCTGAAGCAGTTTGCTGAGATGTATGTGGCCAAGTTTGCTTCCAAAGGAGATAAGAAGAAAGCAGACCTACCTCCAGCGGAACGGGCTAAGAAAGTGGAGGATATGATGAAAAAGCTGTGGGGAGATAAGTAAGTATCTTGAGTTATAAAGAAGAGATTAGGGGGTAGAAGGCATTATTTACTAGTAGTGGTTTTATGTACACGAAATAATTCTTCTTAACTTTAATCTTTTTCAGGTACTTTGATCCCTCCTGTGGAAAATTCAGCAAAACAGCAACCACTGCAGATGGCAAAAAGCTGCCACGTACTTTCTGCCAACTTGTCCTGGATCCAATCTTTAAGGTGTGTGTAAAATCAGTCCTTGTTAATACCTTATTGCTAGGTAACAAGGGTtaaattaataaacttttttttacaggtTTTTGATGCCATTATGAATTTTAAAAAAGACGAGATCCAGAAATTGATTGAGAAACTTGAAGTAAAGCTTGACGCAGATGACAAAGAAAAAGAGGGAAAACCTTTACTTAAGGTAAAACTGCCCACAATAATTTACACTAACTTATACTTTAAGAACATACAGTACGTAACTAACCCCAAAAACCGATTAACCCAAAGATTAAACGTGTTTTTGACTCATGGTTTCACTGTGTTTTTAGGCGGTGATGCGCCGCTGGTTGCCTGCAGGTGAGGCTCTACTGCAGATGATCACCATCCATCTTCCCTCTCCCGTCACAGCTCAGAAGTACCGCTGTGAACTGCTATATGAGGGTCCTGGAGATGATGAGGCTGCTATGGGTTAGTCACAATACTGCAAAGTGCTTCACACATCATGAAAATctaactttttccatgtttaagtgctataattgggtccccagtgcttctatcaacctagaaaatgggaaaaagaacaacccagtaacttagttttgataaaaatttgactctccttgtgatgtcagcactgccatttagtgcagggatcagctcatttgcattttaaaggacacacccaaaaacggcacatttttgctcacacctataaagtggcaattttaacatgttataataaattatctatatggcattttgagctaaagcttcacatatgtactctgtgGACAccgaagatttatttgacatctttaaaaagtcctgtgaaatgtctcctttaaggaAGATTTGCCTAATCTGCACTTTTTGTGTTGACATCCTCCTTTGACTTTTCAGGTATAAAGAACTGCGATCCTAAAGCTCCTCTCATGATGTACATCTCCAAGATGGTACCAACCACCGACAAGGGTAGATTCTATGCTTTCGGTCGTGTCTTCTCCGGTATGGTAGCCACAGGACAAAAGGTGCGGATCATGGGCCCAAACTTCACTCCAGGAAAGAAAGAGGACTTGTACATAAAACCAATCCAAAGGTTTGTTAAACACATAATGCATCCTGATTGGATTGATTATATGATCACTACTCACTGTGTCCTCTTCTTTAGAACTATTCTGATGATGGGTCGGTATGTGGAGCCCATTGAAGATGTGCCATGCGGGAACATTGTTGGTTTGGTTGGGGTCGATCAGTTCTTGATTAAGACTGGCACCATTACCACCTTTGAAAATGCTCACAACATGCGTGTCATGAAGTTCAGCGTTAGTCCTGTGGTGAGAGTTGCTGTGGAGGCCAAGAATCCAGCTGATCTGCCAAAGTTGGTGGAAGGACTCAAACGTCTGGCTAAGTCTGATCCTATGGTTCAGGTGAATATCTTGGCTGGGTAACCCAGATACACGTTTCTTTACAGAACAAATGATGAAATGTTATTCGCCTTTTCCTAGTGTATCATTGAAGAGTCTGGGGAGCACATAGTGGCAGGTGCTGGAGAGCTTCATCTGGAGATTTGCCTCAAAGACTTAGAAGAAGATCATGCTGGAATCCCCCTGAAGGTACAGTAGGGCTTAGATGTCAATGCACAGATTTCTTTTTATATATTAGTAATGTATCAACTAACAAACCATTTTTACAGAAATCAGACCCAGTTGTTTCATATCGTGAAACAGTCAGCGAGGTATCAGACCAGGTTTGCTTGTCTAAGTCCCCCAACAAGCACAATCGTCTTTACATGAAGTGTCAGCCATTCCCCGACGGCTTGGCTGAGGACATTGATAAGGGTGAAGTGACCGCTCGACAGGAGCTCAAACTGAGAGCTCGCTACCTGGCCGAAACCTACTCTTGGGAGGTTGCAGAGGCCCGTAAAATATGGTGCTTTGGACCGGACGGCACCGGGCCCAACATCCTTGtggacatcacaaagggagtcCAGTATTTGAATGAGATTAAGGACAGCGTGGTGGCAGGTTTCCAATGGGCAACCAAAGAAGTGAGTAAAGACAGATTAAGACATATTCTTACAGTACATAGATTAGGATCAACTttgattttttgtgtgttttaattTACCAGGGTGCACTTTGTGAGGAGAACATGCGAGGAGTCCGATTTGACATTCATGACGTCACCCTTCATGCTGATGCCATCCACAGAGGTGGCGGTCAGATCATTCCTACAGCTCGTAGGGTTCTGTATGCTTCTGTGCTCACTGCACAGCCAAGATTCATGGAACCCATTTACCTGGTCGAGATTCAGGTGCATATGACTcttttgaacaaaaaaaaagtagaaaattttttaaggcactaaaatattttctttcccCTGCCAGTGTCCAGAGCAGGTTGTTGGTGGCATCTACGGTGTGCTGAACAGAAAAAGAGGTCATGTATTTGAGGAGTCTCAAGTGGCAGGCACACCTATATTCGTGGTGAAGGCATTTCTGCCTGTAAATGAATCATTTGGTGAGCTTATAACTTAatccaatttttttatatacagaaatacaattgtaattttaaaacAATAGTAAGTGCAGTACAGCACTACATACAGCCTATGCCTTCTTTAACAAAGCTGTATATGCATTTATTTGTTTCTGCACAGGTTTTACAGCAGACCTGAGGTCTAACACAGGCGGTCAGGCCTTTCCTCAGTGCGTTTTTGACCACTGGCAGATTTTGCCCGGTGACCCCTACGACGTTTCGAGCAGAGCATACCAAATTGTGGCCGATACCCGCAAACGTAAAGGTCTGAAGGAGGGAATCCCAGCACTGGACAACTTCCTGGACAAATTATAATTTCTCTGGTGCATACATGCTGATAAAAGCTATTACTCTTACAATGTTACATAACTCCAAAGTGACGACTCTTAAGCATTTTAAAGCTGCACAAAGTTTTGCAGCAAATCAAATCGGAGCACTTTAGACTTGTGAGTGTGAATGTGTCCaaatgtaataaagaaaaaCGACACAAAAATCTGCACTTAATCAttagcatttaaaaatatatattttcagatAAACATGAAATGATGATCTGATCACTGTGGATTGGTTTTTATGTCATATGATGTATATCATGTGAAACGGTGTCCATTTTTTggtaaacaatttaaaatgctCAATACTCATCTGTGCCATTATGTATTAAAAGGAATATCCATTATAAAACAGCCCTGACTTGGAGGGACAATAAAGCAGTCTATCAGCATTTACAGGTGTTTTCTTTTCCCACATCAATAAAATAAGTTTCCTTGACttaaaaaaagtacattttacaATTTAAGTAAGAGGGGATCTGCAATCTGTGTAAAAGTAGTAAccatttacatgctttggacttGCACACAACATATCAGATGGCTTATATTTAACAGGACTATATGCAAGCTGAATTAAAAATGTTTGGCAATATAACCATTAGCAAAAAAGAGATATGTCTATTGAGTCGATCCCCGATTTTAGACATAATTTTAAAAGTACTATAAATGGCTTAATATTCATTTAACCTGTAGCTGCATGTCTTGTTAGCTGATCACATACAACTCAAATTAGAAATAACTTAAGTCATgacatgcaaaaacaaacatttccaCATAGATGTACAAATTCGGAAAAACCTTGAATCTGATGGTccttaaataattaaatcacaaactattaaaaacacacaataaaaaagtgATGCAGACGCAATCTAAAATGTGACTTCATACCAGAGAAGTAATCAAGTCAATGTtataaaatatacaacaaaTAGGTTTTATTGCAGCAACTGAAGTCTGAAGttgtaacaaaaaaaataataattgcaCTGCTAAAATTGAAAAGGAAAACATAAACTGAGCTGGTTTTCAACTGCTTGCGTTTCAACCGCAGATGCAACACACAACAAAGACAATCGAGCCGCCGTCATTTAAAGTCTGACATGTCCAGTCCATTTATTTCTGGTTTGCTTTGCTCTGCTCCTCTGATCAAAGGCCAAAGGATGAGAGTCTTTATTGTGTATCAGTTTTCCCAATCTGAGAGACAAACAGCGTGTGTCAGGGCTGCATTTTGGGAAG
Coding sequences within it:
- the eef2l2 gene encoding elongation factor 2 — its product is MVNFTIDQIREIMDKKSNIRNMSVIAHVDHGKSTLTDSLVCKAGIIANARAGETRFTDTRKDEQERCITIKSTAISLYYELNESDLAFIKQCKDGSGFLINLIDSPGHVDFSSEVTAALRVTDGALVVVDCVSGVCVQTETVLRQAIAERIKPVLMMNKMDRALLELQLEPDELFQTFQRIVENVNVIISTYGEGEHGPMGNIMVDPVVGTVGFGSGLHGWAFTLKQFAEMYVAKFASKGDKKKADLPPAERAKKVEDMMKKLWGDKYFDPSCGKFSKTATTADGKKLPRTFCQLVLDPIFKVFDAIMNFKKDEIQKLIEKLEVKLDADDKEKEGKPLLKAVMRRWLPAGEALLQMITIHLPSPVTAQKYRCELLYEGPGDDEAAMGIKNCDPKAPLMMYISKMVPTTDKGRFYAFGRVFSGMVATGQKVRIMGPNFTPGKKEDLYIKPIQRTILMMGRYVEPIEDVPCGNIVGLVGVDQFLIKTGTITTFENAHNMRVMKFSVSPVVRVAVEAKNPADLPKLVEGLKRLAKSDPMVQCIIEESGEHIVAGAGELHLEICLKDLEEDHAGIPLKKSDPVVSYRETVSEVSDQVCLSKSPNKHNRLYMKCQPFPDGLAEDIDKGEVTARQELKLRARYLAETYSWEVAEARKIWCFGPDGTGPNILVDITKGVQYLNEIKDSVVAGFQWATKEGALCEENMRGVRFDIHDVTLHADAIHRGGGQIIPTARRVLYASVLTAQPRFMEPIYLVEIQCPEQVVGGIYGVLNRKRGHVFEESQVAGTPIFVVKAFLPVNESFGFTADLRSNTGGQAFPQCVFDHWQILPGDPYDVSSRAYQIVADTRKRKGLKEGIPALDNFLDKL